The DNA window ATCGGCATGGCCGAGAATTGGGCGTCCAAGGTCCACTCGTCCTCGCCGCTGTTCCCATGCACAGGTCTCGGAGCACGGGGCTCTGATGCTCTGATCGGCCGCAGACTGGGACGGTCCGTCCCTTTGCCGCCTGGTTTTGGTTGGTGGCggccagctgctgctgctgcagctgcagctctgCATATTCCTCCCTTGCCATTGGGCGGTACAAAGCACATGTCACGGCCGGCGTGGCTGCGCGCGCCGTGCGAGTGTGAGTGTGTGTTTGCGTGCGACCGTGGCAGTGTGATGACTGCTGCTACGTACTgtgccgtggtcgtcgtctaCTGTACTCCGCGCGAGAGATGGAGTGCTTAATTTGTACCGCGAGCGAGACTTTCGCGTGCACCACCGTGCCGGATGGAGGCAGCAGCTAACCCGGGAGTTGTTTCGCCGCGCCGAGAAATTTCCACATGGAGCAGTAGAGCTTGCTGGTGCAACTTGTGAGGTCGGCTGGTATTTTTTCTGAACGTGCTTTCGTAGACTGGTGCAGGAGGCGACAGGTAATAATTAACTGAAGGGGTAGTACTTCCATTTCCATAGGATGTTGTTGTTGGCGGCCGGGAGTCAAAACTTGACTTCCCCGGCCCCGTGCTTCGATCGGCGCACGGACgtgcgcgacggcgagcatgCAGCGGGATCTCTCGTCCCGGCCGGGCGCAGCTCCGAGCGCGGGAGGTGCCGTGCGGCCGGGGCATCGCCGCCTGCGGCCCTGCGTGCAGCAGTGGATATAAAGCCTAGGCCATCCGCCGCGCGCGATTCTCTTCGTGTGACACAAAACAGGGTCACACCCAAGAAACACACGGCAAAATTGGAGTAATATAGGCTGATACCTGGGTATCATACCTGCTATACCACTGTGCAGTCTCCCTCTATATTTATCTCCATCGTCCAGACAGAAAATTGAAATGGTTCTAAGTTCTAACGTAAGAAACTTGAGGTTGTCCTGGCATTTTTGTTTAGGCAGCTAGTATAGCATATCTGCAAGAGAAAATTTGTGGTTGTTGAAAATGTATATTGTTACCTATAGGTAATTAAGTATAGAGGTATAagtttttacactaaaaaaacgATAAATTAAGATATGTTTTTGAGGACAGTGAAAAGGCTGTATCTGCATATGTACCTTGCCTCCCTTAACAACAAAACAATGAAATTTTATCTACTcatcaaaaacaaaagaatacaATAGTTTCCCTCAACAAGTTACAGAtgaataagcaaaaaaaagcaATACAATAGTCTATGACCATGCCAGATCGCCAATGCACCACGACTAAGCGAGAGACTAGTCATGGTCTTGttatggccatggccatggagtTAGACTAACATGTCGATGTTGCTCATGGTAGCAAGCCAACATGTCGATACATATTGTTCATGGGTAGCGGGATTTATCCCGCCGGGCCCATGCTACCTCCACGGTGGCATCTTCCTTCGCTTTGAGACGGAGAAGTATCATCGCCAGCGTTACGTCCACGCGCTCTCCGTCCTCGAGCGCTACCTGCATCGTCCTCCAGCCGTCACCGTACAGCTCCGCGAGAATTTGGTGGCACTCGCGATCAGGGAAGAGAACCTCGAAGGCGCCCTGAGGGTGTTGCGTTCTCTCGAGCTCTTCGGCGCGCTTCATTGTGGCCACTAGATTCGAGTACCTGTGGAAGAACTTAAGCATCTTCCCGAACGGGACGGCGGCATCGTGCGGGTTGTTAGTAGCGACGTGCCAGCATGAGTcatcgtcctcgccgtcctgGAGGTCGACGGTGGCATGGGGTTTCTTGGTTTTGATGGGCTTGGCGAAGACATCGCCATTGGCGTGTGGGCTGATCTGGAGGGGGTTGGCGGCGCGGGGCTTCTTGGCCCTGCTTGGCTTTACAACAGCGTCTGCTGTGACCGCGCATGGAGAGGCGGCGCGCTTGCGCTTCGACGACGGGCGGTGATCTTGCTCCAGCCTCTCTTCTGCAAAGTGTGACGGCGGGCTGTTTGGGAGAAACTGGGAGAAGAGTTGGAGCAAGTCTCGACGTCCTGCTGGACCAAACACTTGCTCGAGCTCTGTGTAGACTTCATGAGCGTTCAACCAACTCTTCTTGTGCACGTCGCTAAGCGTGCCCGTGAGTCGGTTGTAAAGCTCTCCATCCTCCACCTCCAGCCGCATCAAGAGCCGGTGGGCCTTGAGCTCCAACTCGACGTCGGCACCGGCCACGCGTCGTTGTCGTCCATCTCTGCTGCCGCCGGGCTTTCGTTCATCTCTACTTCCGCCGGGCTTTGTTGCAGTGGCATAATTATCGTGCGCGACCTTTATCTGGTAATCCGGAGGCAGAAAGGCGTTGAAATCCGCGATGAGGTCAGGCTGGTGGCGGAGGAGCTTCGCCACGGAGTCCACCGTCGAGGAGGCGGGGGCGTCGTCGTTCTTGCCGTACCCCCTGAGAACGTCTGTAAGCCCCTCGTAGACGTCCGGCCTGGATATGAATCGCAGTTTTACTTTGCGAAGGAAGTTGCTTGCCGCGTCGCAGTATTCTTGGATCGCCAGTGTTGAGTGCGCCATGGTCGGCGGGGGGTCGGTAATCTAGCCCGGTGGCCCGCTTTTGCTACAACCAccgcacgacgacgaccttGCTTTCTTCCTTCTCCTCGTCACGCCGTGCGCACCGCGGGGTCGGGTCGTCGTTGCGCGCGCGGTGCGCGCTGATCGGTTCTGTTTCTCTGTACGTCCACgtgcgcgcgtgcgtgcgagTCGGGTTGGGACCTGGGGAATTTGCACGCGAAGACgacgaccgatcgatcgacggaTCGTGCGCGCGGGAGGGCGGGCGGGGGTCGGCGTCTTGTGTTGGTGGCTCTAGCCTGCAGGGAGCGAGCGCGGTGTTTTGCTTTTATGCCGCGCGGATCAAGTAAACCTCGAGTTCGTCTCGGACGCGGCATTAAACGTGACTCTATCTTATAGATTGAGCTCTCGATCATTCCGAGTAGCAGACGACTtcatatcacatcggataaGGTCTGCCTCTACCGGCAAGAGGTTCTGAGTTCGATCCTCAGAAATAGAAAAACTTAttaacatatttaattttagttatataaGTAAATTAAAGtaagttttcaaaataaattgaatacGGTGGTTTGCacgttttttaaaagaaaccaAGCATTTGTTTTGCCggaaaatttttcttttcttttggctGTGTTAGTTGTAGCCCCGACGCATTGCatctctataattttttaaaattaaaaaaaatagaaaggttaagttaattttaattatataaatctaagggaagttttgaaaataaattatatgcgatgttttgtatgttttttaaaacaaaccaAGCGTATGTTTTGCTGGAATCTGATGTAAAATTCACATCCAATTCAGATTTCAAGCATATGTTTTGCCTAAATCAgatgtaaaatttaagttcAATTTGGATTTTAGTCCATCGTTTTAGAATTGCACAAGGATAAAAATGGTTTGTACGGGGAtaagaaggaaaaataaaagaggacaaaagaaaatagaaaagaaataagaaatgatagaaaaggaaaaatagaaagagaaaataaggatatttgtaaaaaaaaatgaaaattaaaagattCATAGTAGTCGTCACCGTGCACCgtttaaaattgaatatttgcattaaataaaaaaatcaaagggtgTATGAGTTAGAGAACTTGGTTGAAAATTGATAATAGTGTTTAGTGTGCCACCATCTTCCTTTATAGTCGAAATATCAACTATCTTAATTTGTTTACGATATCGAACCCATTTACTGTTTTCAAACATAAGTTTCTTGATACTACGCTTCTCAAAACAATTCAGTTGTATATTGACCATAATTTCTTGTTCCTAACTCaactttaaaacttattttaaaatttattttaatttacaccattaaaattaacttgaacCAGTGCAACACACGTGATATTTTTTGCTATCTACTATTATAAACTTGATTGTATTTCTGTTTGCCCGTCCACCTCACTCGAGTGAGCTGGTCAAGTCGTGTCGCCCACGTCACGTGCACTGTGCGTGTCTTCTGTTTGCATGAGTGGTATACCTTGAGTGGAAGTGGGTTGTGACATGTAACACAGTGATAGTGTATTTTGTTCGTAAGCAAAAAGTCATGAGTTCGATCATCGCCAGGAGCATGTTttatgtttctttcttttctttatagcAGTTGTCCGTCCGAAACCTTTGTTTCAACAGGATTCACGCTTGTCCGTCCGAAACCTTTGTTTCAACGGGATTCACGCTCGACCGTAGTAAACAAAAGCTTTGTATCTTAATGGTTAAGGCATTGATCCTAGACCTAATTGTGCTAGGTTTAAATCTTAGCAATGTCATATTTAAtttccttgttttcttttacttgcCAACACGATCAAGTAGCAACGCAATTcactttattatttaaaataaagtatgagtaaaaatataattaacaacaaaaataaaaaataaagaaaatatgacTTAGAAAACTTGGTTGAAAATGACATAACAGAGTATATTGGTGCCTCTATATTTCTTCGTTGTTGAaagaccatttatcttatttatttagtgTATAATGTTAAgaataatttactattttaaattataagtttcCCGATGCAATATGTACTTCTCAAATCAATTACATATTGACCGCAATTTACTATTTTTGGCTCTACgcacaatttattttaatttgtacaaTTTAAATTACATCGACCCGGTGCAACGTacggaaattttttttctagtaataaaagtaaacataTAGGACATATGGGGTTCCTTTGGAATTGAATATTTCTATACGAATTTCCATAGATCCAAGTTCCATTAAAAGTTCCCTGACTACTTGCTTAGAATATACTCCTCTGTTCCCCAGATAACtcataaaataagttcattttaatgtaattattatattagagCTTATGAAATCACGTAAAAGTGcattaaatctaaataaaataattaacaattgcATTGATATATGATAAGTGAAGAgtattctagtttttttaattttgtattggtTTGTATGAGATGaacgaaaaattaatttattttgggacggaacGAGTATATAAGAATATACTGGTTAAATTTCTTCAAATATCATGTAAcctaatttaaattaatttaacatCAAACTCATATCAATACATTATACATTGTACAGCTCTTCtcattttttccttaaaatcCATCCGTATTAATGTGCTATCTTTTTTAAACATCTCgtatttcaaatatttaaatccCTATTTTATTTGATAGTACACCGTGTAgggagatatattttattgttaatagaAAGCGTAGAGAGTTATTTGAGCACCAGCGGGGATAGCTCAGTTGGGAGAGCGTCAGACTGAAGATCTGAAGGTCGCGTGTTCGATCCACGCTCAccgcattttttttcatctctacccattttatagttttttttcccacgGATTCTTTTACTTCacgacagtttttttttttccatctgcACGACTCCACCCTAGACGCCGTCGCTCCTCCTGTTATCCTACTCGGATTGGAAGAGAagtagccgccgtcgccactccTGCCACTGTTCGGATCGGAACGAAGAGTACGACGCATCGGAAGGTTTTCCCTGTTTATTATCGCATTCGGTTTCGTTGCGCGTGAGAGCAGCTAGTTCATGGCAGCTGCACAATTCCCCTTCTCTTGTACCCTTGCAAGCTCTTAGCTAGATCCTCTTTAGTTTGGATACTGAATCGATAGGATCCTTTTCTCTGGATCTACTTGACCCTCGTTTAAACTGTACAGGCTATCTAATTTCAACGTATTTATCCTTAAAGTTTCGATTTTGTGATTGACGCTTAGAGTTCGGAATGATCTTTCCAAGATTGGGTATTTCGGAGGAACAGGGGAGGAATCACTGATTGACTGATAGAAGCAGCGAATTGAGGCTATACACCCTCCTCCAAAGGGATATGTTTAGGCGGATTGGGTTTGTAAAGTCTGAACTCTGTTTTGACTGCATACGAAGGGGAAAGAAGATGACACATGATTGACCAGATAGGGCTTCTACTAACTGAATTGGATTGCATTTTAAGCTGCTCTCAACATATTCCAGGCTTCAGCTGGGTGTGGATTTCCTAGGACTATGACAGATATCTGTATTTGTTTTCAGTAGCTTGTGACTTGAATTCATATTAGTTCAGAAATTAGAATTTGCACAGTTGCATCATGTTTTATGGACCAGAACagttttagatataatttaaGCTAAGTCACAGCTCTCATTTATGTTGTGAAATCATGGCCTTGGTGTTTGTTCATGATCCCGCAGGAAGTGCTTTCAGTATACTTTCTGAGATGGTCTGAGTCTCTCAGATTAATCTTTTGCAGCATGCAAATTCTGTGAAAGGTCCATTTCACTATTTGTATTGAACATGTGTGCATTCCCACCGATCTAGTTTAGATCTTGTAATAGTGATTATCTTGCATAACCAGTAAACTCTGTTGCCAGGTATAGTTGCTGTGAAACGGACTACTATTAATGATGGCCTCACGAGGCACTAGTGCTGTGCTTTCAAGAGCTGCTCGGATGAGGCAAAAGCTGCAGCCTGCTTTGGAGGCCAGTGTGCTAGACATTGAAGACGTTTCTTACCAACATGCTGGGCATGCAGCTGTCAAGGACAATGCAAATGAGACGCACTTTAACATCAGGGTAATTTCTTCTAAGTTTGAGGGCCAGAGCCTTGTGAAGCGTCACAGGATGGTGTATGACCTGTTGACTGATGAGTTGAACTCAGGACTTCATGCTATCTCAATTGTTGCGAAAACTCCCAAAGAGTCAGGATCCTGAATGTAAAAAATGCAACTACTTGAGTACTTGTCTTGAAATAAGTTGATTGCAGCAATATCATGTAACCATGAgtcatttttcaaaacaattgTATGAAAACTGAAACCTTGTGTTTTCAGTAAATTGTGCACTGTTTTTCTCAATGAATGGCCGCAGCCATGAAAATTTATGGAAATGATAGAGACTATCAAATTCACATACCTGTTCACTGTTCATCATGAGGCGAGATTTTCCTATGTGGCACTTTTGTAAGCATCTGTTATAACATTTTGTGTTGGTGACAGTCTGTTAGATGTATTTCCTATTTTGTCCAATTGGTATATTATCTACCAATCTTGGCATCATCAATAAACAATAATACTATTAGTTCTGGCAGTTGTTTTATCTCTCATCTTTTCATCGGGTGAAAACTAGCATAGCTGAATAACATATAGTATCAATTTGTGTTTGCGGATAAGATTACTAAGCGATTTATCTGTGAATGAAAAGTTTGTGCGGCTACATTCGTCTTGTGATTTTGTATGAATACAGCATTTTTATTCTTCCGCTGAATATCCTATTTGAAAGCAGTGATATACTCCTACTTATCATTTGTCTTAACTCTTATCATTCTCTGCAATTTTCCTAGAAACATGTGAACACGAaggaattcaaaatttcaggCCTCATTTGGAGCATGGGGATTTAGCCTTGAAAACAAATCTAATTTGAAATCGCTTTATTGTGTGGACCACAATGTTTCACTTGAGGGTATATTTACCCAGGCTTTGGCAAGGCTGCAAGACTAGTGCAAACAGTGTTTTGGTTGCTGCATGCTGCAGAATCCATGAGCATGAGCAGAGATGCAGATTTCTGGCCGATCTGGTGCTGCTGTTACCGCTGCCTTTGTAACAGTTATCGTACCGTTTTTATCCTCCATCTACAGGCTAAAATGTCGCCGGCCGCAGAGCTTGTTCCactatatgtatgacatgcgACTTCCCTGTGGCATTGGAACTTCTGTTGCTAATGCTACCCAACTTATAGTGAATAGTTGAGTCTTCTTAATTATATTCAACCGAATTTCAGTAAATTTGTCAAGTAGAAGAGGAGGAATGCAATGCTGGGACAGTCTCCGGCATGATAAAAGCAATAGAAAAACACGTTCTGTTGTTCAGAACCTTTCTGTTTTCATTTTTGACAAGACAAGCAGaatttcctttcttttgaagGAAAGCCAGCTTCCTCCACTAGCAAGTTTTtctattatagaaaaaaactaaaccgGCAGAAGGAGTAAAATACTTAGACAGgttataaaaaaggaaaaaaacacctAGGCCAGAACACCTCAGAGCACAAGCGGCATACAACTCTACACCAtcaactgaaaaaataaatggcaGAATCCAACACAAGCCATTGTTGTTGAGTTTGTCAATTGTCATAAAGGCGACATTGAGGTTCTGATTTTACAAAATCATGTCATCGTTGTTGAGCTTGTCTAGTGACACATCTTTGACTCCACGACTATCATGTCGGCGTTGCCAATAATTCTTACCaaatcaaaccaaaccaaagcaACAACATCTCACGGTGGACCTAAGCCTAAACCATCAAGCAACAAGACCTAGACTATGAAAGGACCAACACCCTAGAAGAAATTGTAACGTGTTAATGTTGTCAAGCTTAGCTGCATCTTAAACAGTAAAGTAGCTCTGACTTCATCTGGTAGCAACGAAAAATGAAAGTTGGTTGCTCACTTTTGAAGTTGGACTTAAGCATGGACAGATAAGAGAGTGGTCGGATACATAGAGGATCAATATCAGtgcattgaaaaaaaatctgtaaaAGAGTAAAATAGGGTGACAATAGCAATGTATAATATCTTTTGGGCAAGACGAgcataatttttcttttgaggcAAAGCCAGTTTCCTTGTCCACTAGCAAGTACTCCAGCTTTCGAAGTTGGGCTTAAGCCAGGGCATATAGAGAGAGTAGACGGATACAGAGAGGGTCAATGCCAGTGAATAGAAAAATCTGTAAAAATGCAAAATACAGTGACAATagcaatttataaaaaatacttatataaaatgtGAAAGATGCCCCCATGCAGGATCGAACTACAGACCTTCAGTTTACAAGACTGACGCTCTACCACTGAGCTATAGGGGCTGCTTCTGATCAGTTTCTGCTCCTAACATAACCTCTCATCCCATccattctttatttattaaaaggtaacatagttttttcttctcaaccttaatatatgctaaacaacctaTAAATGCTTACATTACATTTTAgggcatatataatatacaataGAGGTAGAGTGCCAACTCCCCGTTGAGTAAAAAGTTTCCAAGATATGAATATACCCACTTATCTGAATCTTTGGATCATGCTAAAAGCATTTGTTGACAACCTTTTAAGAAGATACAATCTATGAAAATGCCTATAGAAAATAACACTTCAAGACATTAAAACTCATTTGAACAATAGTTTACTCTACATCTTCCTCCTTCTGAATAAGGAGTTTCCCTTCGGTGAATTCGCATGGCTTGATGGGTACAGCTAATTGCTTGCGCATTTTTCTTACAACAAATGTTTCAGTTTCTTCACATATTGTGACAACAGTTCCTTTCCGCCCTAGACGGCCAGTTCGGCCAGCTCTGTGGGCATAGTGTGTAGAGTCTGTTGGAAGGTCCAGATTAATCACAAGGTCACATTCTGGCACATCCAGTCCTCTGGCAGACAACTCGTTTGTAACTAGAACTCTGAATTCACCATCCTTGAACCTTTTCAGGACAGTTGACCTTGCAAGCTTTCCAAGATCTCCATGTAGCTCAGTAGCTTTCATCCCACGGGCCTCCAACTTAAATACAACATCCTTCAATGGCTTGGTGTTGTTCATAAATGCAATTACTGTCTGAGCCTCCAGAGCATGGATGCATCTCCTTAAAGTGTCAACTTTGTGTTGAGCCTTGGATGTACAATAGTAATGTTCCAAAGATGGTGGTAAGCTGTCAACTGCAGCTTGATTCACTGAATTTGATGGAGAGCTGGAGTTGGCATCTGTCTGGGACAGCACAGGTCTTGGAACAGTAATTGAATCAAGTGGAACAACACTCATAGCTCTAACAAGGACTGGATCGTGACCCCAACTCCTGGCTGCTCGTATAACTGAAAATGGTATCGTTGCAGAAACCAAGATAGTCTGGCGCTCAGACCGCCTTGCAAGAGGACCAAGAATATCTCTAGATGAAGTACCCGATTTCCTTCCTACATGTTCAAGTATTCTATGCATATCTTCACGATAATTGAAAGACAAAAGCTGGTCAACTTCATCCAGTACAAGAAAGCGACAACCATGGGTTTGTAGTTTGCCAGCTGctgaaatttcagaaataCGACCAGGTGTTCCAACAACAATAATTGGCTTGTTCTTCTTCAATGCTTCTTCCTGCCTTGAACGATTAGCACCACCAACAAGTTGTTGGACAAGTCTCTTATCATTAGGGCCCAAAATCTTCTCCACCTCTCGCACTATCTGCATTCCTAATTCTCTTGAAGGAGCAACAATAACTGCATCCACACCTGATCTCTTATCGGAACTATCTTCTTCTGTAGGCCTCTTTAAGGGTCCTATTTCAGAAAGAATAGGGAGAAGGTAAGCAAGTGTTTTCCCTGCGCCAGTATATGATTGGATCACTGCATCATGCCTTTGTGAAATGATAGGAATAGCAGCAGACTGGACCTCAGTTGGAGCAGTCAGACCTTCCTTGTTCAACCTATCTATAAGCAAAGGTGGCAAACCGAGCTCTTCAAATGATTTTGCAGAAAAAAGAGATTCATCTATCTTCAGAGTCTTCTTCACTACTGCTGATTTCGGAAAGGCACTCTTTGCTGGTTTGGCATTAAATGAAGAAACTTTTGGTTTCATGTGAAGAGAAGAAGCTCTTGATGATGACTTTGGACCTCTAGTGTTTGCTGCTCTTTCTTTCTTACCATATTCAACTTTGCTTTGCACTTCAAGACTAGCTAGAGTTAGTGGACCACTCTTATGTTCCACAGCCTCAGTACCTCGCCAAGCGGTCTGGTGAAATCTTACTGCTCGTGGTAGTGAAAACATTCTGAATGGGAGGTGGTCACCAAGGACGAAGCATGACCGAGAAGATGCCAATGCAAGTACATGCCTATGAACTTGGCCAACAGTAAGCCGCATCTGTGCTCTACTCATCAATACCAGATTTACAGCAGCTAAATATTCTTCCTCTCAACTGATCTCACAAATTCACGAGGGGATGCTCTTGGCTGtgcaaataatcaaacaattGCATTATGCAAACTGCAGAATTCCCAACATGCACagtaaaacaaagaaaagcacaaGAAATCTGTGGAGAATGGTGGCATCAGTCGTGTTTGACACGACTTCTAGTTCTAATGCACTTTCTACGTTCTGGCGGTAACAGATAAACCCAAAAGTGAGTTCTACATTCAGTGGTTGCTGGCTTGGCCTAGGCTTCAAAAAACTACACATCAGTTCAAATCACGGGTGataactaaaattttcatgCATCAACCCACAAATCCATAGAGGCCAGACCTGGATGGACATCATGGATTGGGGTATCCCCATCCCTCCCAGGACAAAAAAGCATTCCCAGATAACGGAGAAATGGACCCAAAAGAGGTCCACGCATcaccaacaaaaagaaatcaatCCAAGTCCGGATGGATCTCCGCTCTAGACCAACTGGAAAGGATCGAGGACGGaaccgaggaggaggagtagaaagagagagagggttgCCTCACCTCCGGAAACCCGGGCGGCTAGCTGCACCTGCACCTGCGCGCGGGGCGGACGGATACGCCGCgccggagagggaggggacgCGTGCCGGTAAGGTTTAGGGCTTAGCCTGAAGCCGCGGCGGCTGGCTGGTGTTCGTCTTTCCTCGTCTATCCGGTTATCGTTATGGtccccacatgtcattctcACCAGCGTGGGCTTGTTATCGGAGCGTGGCGCCCTGAAAGGCTGAAACTGCAAGGAATGGAGACGGCCCAGCTGCCGGCCCGGCCCAATAACTGTGGCCGGCAGGCGGCAGCATACGGGGttaccacggcggcggcggcaaccggGGATGCGGTGGACGAGCGCCGGAGTTcacccgcgccggcgccggcgccggcgccagccgCTGGTCGACGAAGCGCGTCGATGGCGTCGTCAGCCTCGCGAGGAAACGAAGACTCAGTATTTTGCAATGGTCTACTCGAATGCAACAAACTGTTGAATAACGAATGGGCATCCCCTTAGAACGTGCATGTACAACGCACATATATTTACACACACTAGTGCTAGTGCTAGTGTGCTAGTACCTTGGACATGGTACATCACATGAGCATTGAGCAGTGCACAACTGCA is part of the Oryza brachyantha chromosome 2, ObraRS2, whole genome shotgun sequence genome and encodes:
- the LOC107303541 gene encoding paired amphipathic helix protein Sin3b-like, whose amino-acid sequence is MAHSTLAIQEYCDAASNFLRKVKLRFISRPDVYEGLTDVLRGYGKNDDAPASSTVDSVAKLLRHQPDLIADFNAFLPPDYQIKVAHDNYATATKPGGSRDERKPGGSRDGRQRRVAGADVELELKAHRLLMRLEVEDGELYNRLTGTLSDVHKKSWLNAHEVYTELEQVFGPAGRRDLLQLFSQFLPNSPPSHFAEERLEQDHRPSSKRKRAASPCAVTADAVVKPSRAKKPRAANPLQISPHANGDVFAKPIKTKKPHATVDLQDGEDDDSCWHVATNNPHDAAVPFGKMLKFFHRYSNLVATMKRAEELERTQHPQGAFEVLFPDRECHQILAELYGDGWRTMQVALEDGERVDVTLAMILLRLKAKEDATVEVAWARRDKSRYP
- the LOC102702724 gene encoding DEAD-box ATP-dependent RNA helicase 47A, whose translation is MSRAQMRLTVGQVHRHVLALASSRSCFVLGDHLPFRMFSLPRAVRFHQTAWRGTEAVEHKSGPLTLASLEVQSKVEYGKKERAANTRGPKSSSRASSLHMKPKVSSFNAKPAKSAFPKSAVVKKTLKIDESLFSAKSFEELGLPPLLIDRLNKEGLTAPTEVQSAAIPIISQRHDAVIQSYTGAGKTLAYLLPILSEIGPLKRPTEEDSSDKRSGVDAVIVAPSRELGMQIVREVEKILGPNDKRLVQQLVGGANRSRQEEALKKNKPIIVVGTPGRISEISAAGKLQTHGCRFLVLDEVDQLLSFNYREDMHRILEHVGRKSGTSSRDILGPLARRSERQTILVSATIPFSVIRAARSWGHDPVLVRAMSVVPLDSITVPRPVLSQTDANSSSPSNSVNQAAVDSLPPSLEHYYCTSKAQHKVDTLRRCIHALEAQTVIAFMNNTKPLKDVVFKLEARGMKATELHGDLGKLARSTVLKRFKDGEFRVLVTNELSARGLDVPECDLVINLDLPTDSTHYAHRAGRTGRLGRKGTVVTICEETETFVVRKMRKQLAVPIKPCEFTEGKLLIQKEEDVE